In one Myotis daubentonii chromosome 1, mMyoDau2.1, whole genome shotgun sequence genomic region, the following are encoded:
- the CTBP1 gene encoding C-terminal-binding protein 1 isoform X3 has product MSGVRPPIMNGPLHPRPLVALLDGRDCTVEMPILKDVATVAFCDAQSTQEIHEKVLNEAVGALMYHTITLTREDLEKFKALRIIVRIGSGFDNIDTKSAGDLGIAVCNVPAASVEETADSTMCHILNLYRRTTWLHQALREGTRVQSVEQIREVASGAARIRGETLGIIGLGRVGQAVALRAKAFGFNVLFYDPYLPDGTERALGLQRVSTLQDLLFHSDCVSLHCGLNEHNHHLVNDFTVKQMRQGAFLVNTARGGLVDEKALAQALKEGRIRGAALDVHESEPFSFSQGPLKDAPNLICTPHAAWYSEQASIEMREEAAREIRRAITGRVPDSLKNCVNKDHLAAAAPWASMDPAVVHPELNGAAYSRYPPGVVGVAPSGIPAAVEGIVPSAMSLSHGLPPVSHPPHAPSPGQTVKPEADRDHSSDQL; this is encoded by the exons ATGTCAG GCGTCCGACCCCCGATCATGAACGGGCCCCTGCACCCCCGGCCCCTGGTGGCGCTGCTGGACGGCCGGGACTGCACGGTGGAGATGCCCATCCTGAAGGACGTGGCCACGGTGGCCTTCTGTGACGCGCAGTCCACGCAGGAGATCCACGAGAAG GTGCTGAACGAGGCGGTGGGCGCGCTCATGTACCACACCATCACGCTGACCCGGGAGGACCTGGAGAAGTTCAAAGCCCTCCGGATAATTGTCCGGATCGGCAGCGGCTTTGACAACATCGACACCAAGTCGGCCGGGGACTTAG GCATCGCTGTCTGCAATGTGCCGGCGGCGTCCGTGGAGGAGACCGCCGACTCCACCATGTGCCACATCCTCAACCTGTACCGCAGGACCACCTGGCTGCACCAGGCGCTGCGGGAAGGCACTCGCGTCCAGAGCGTCGAGCAGATCCGGGAAGTGGCTTCTGGAGCCGCCAGGATCCGTGGGGAGACCTTGGGCATCATCGGACTAG GTCGCGTCGGGCAGGCGGTGGCGCTGAGGGCCAAGGCCTTTGGCTTCAACGTGCTCTTCTACGACCCCTACCTGCCGGACGGCACCGAGCGGGCCCTGGGGCTGCAGAGGGTGAGCACCCTGCAGGACCTGCTGTTCCACAGCGACTGCGTGAGCCTGCACTGCGGCCTCAACGAGCACAACCACCACCTGGTCAACGACTTCACCGTCAAGCAG ATGCGACAAGGGGCCTTCCTGGTGAACACAGCCCGGGGCGGTCTGGTGGACGAGAAGGCGCTGGCCCAGGCCCTGAAAGAGGGGCGGATCCGCGGCGCGGCCCTGGACGTGCACGAGTCGGAGCCCTTCAG CTTCAGCCAGGGCCCCCTGAAGGATGCCCCCAACCTGATCTGCACCCCCCACGCAGCCTGGTATAGCGAGCAGGCGTCCATTGAGATGCGCGAGGAGGCGGCCCGGGAGATCCGGAGAGCCATCacag GCCGGGTCCCCGACAGCCTGAAGAACTGTGTCAACAAGGACCACCTGGCAGCCGCTGCCCCCTGGGCCAGCATGGACCCGGCCGTCGTGCACCCTGAGCTTAACGGGGCTGCCTACAG CAGGTACCCCCCGGGCGTGGTGGGCGTGGCTCCCAGCGGCATCCCAGCCGCCGTTGAAGGCATTGTGCCCAGCGCCATGTCCCTGTCCCACGGCCTGCCCCCGGTGTCCCACCCGCCCCACGCCCCTTCTCCCGGCCAAACCGTCAAGCCCGAGGCGGATAGAGACCATTCAAGTGACCAGTTGTAG
- the CTBP1 gene encoding C-terminal-binding protein 1 isoform X4 has protein sequence MGSSHLLNKGLPLGVRPPIMNGPLHPRPLVALLDGRDCTVEMPILKDVATVAFCDAQSTQEIHEKVLNEAVGALMYHTITLTREDLEKFKALRIIVRIGSGFDNIDTKSAGDLGIAVCNVPAASVEETADSTMCHILNLYRRTTWLHQALREGTRVQSVEQIREVASGAARIRGETLGIIGLGRVGQAVALRAKAFGFNVLFYDPYLPDGTERALGLQRVSTLQDLLFHSDCVSLHCGLNEHNHHLVNDFTVKQMRQGAFLVNTARGGLVDEKALAQALKEGRIRGAALDVHESEPFSFSQGPLKDAPNLICTPHAAWYSEQASIEMREEAAREIRRAITGRVPDSLKNCVNKDHLAAAAPWASMDPAVVHPELNGAAYSL, from the exons GCGTCCGACCCCCGATCATGAACGGGCCCCTGCACCCCCGGCCCCTGGTGGCGCTGCTGGACGGCCGGGACTGCACGGTGGAGATGCCCATCCTGAAGGACGTGGCCACGGTGGCCTTCTGTGACGCGCAGTCCACGCAGGAGATCCACGAGAAG GTGCTGAACGAGGCGGTGGGCGCGCTCATGTACCACACCATCACGCTGACCCGGGAGGACCTGGAGAAGTTCAAAGCCCTCCGGATAATTGTCCGGATCGGCAGCGGCTTTGACAACATCGACACCAAGTCGGCCGGGGACTTAG GCATCGCTGTCTGCAATGTGCCGGCGGCGTCCGTGGAGGAGACCGCCGACTCCACCATGTGCCACATCCTCAACCTGTACCGCAGGACCACCTGGCTGCACCAGGCGCTGCGGGAAGGCACTCGCGTCCAGAGCGTCGAGCAGATCCGGGAAGTGGCTTCTGGAGCCGCCAGGATCCGTGGGGAGACCTTGGGCATCATCGGACTAG GTCGCGTCGGGCAGGCGGTGGCGCTGAGGGCCAAGGCCTTTGGCTTCAACGTGCTCTTCTACGACCCCTACCTGCCGGACGGCACCGAGCGGGCCCTGGGGCTGCAGAGGGTGAGCACCCTGCAGGACCTGCTGTTCCACAGCGACTGCGTGAGCCTGCACTGCGGCCTCAACGAGCACAACCACCACCTGGTCAACGACTTCACCGTCAAGCAG ATGCGACAAGGGGCCTTCCTGGTGAACACAGCCCGGGGCGGTCTGGTGGACGAGAAGGCGCTGGCCCAGGCCCTGAAAGAGGGGCGGATCCGCGGCGCGGCCCTGGACGTGCACGAGTCGGAGCCCTTCAG CTTCAGCCAGGGCCCCCTGAAGGATGCCCCCAACCTGATCTGCACCCCCCACGCAGCCTGGTATAGCGAGCAGGCGTCCATTGAGATGCGCGAGGAGGCGGCCCGGGAGATCCGGAGAGCCATCacag GCCGGGTCCCCGACAGCCTGAAGAACTGTGTCAACAAGGACCACCTGGCAGCCGCTGCCCCCTGGGCCAGCATGGACCCGGCCGTCGTGCACCCTGAGCTTAACGGGGCTGCCTACAG CCTTTAG
- the CTBP1 gene encoding C-terminal-binding protein 1 isoform X1, which yields MGSSHLLNKGLPLGVRPPIMNGPLHPRPLVALLDGRDCTVEMPILKDVATVAFCDAQSTQEIHEKVLNEAVGALMYHTITLTREDLEKFKALRIIVRIGSGFDNIDTKSAGDLGIAVCNVPAASVEETADSTMCHILNLYRRTTWLHQALREGTRVQSVEQIREVASGAARIRGETLGIIGLGRVGQAVALRAKAFGFNVLFYDPYLPDGTERALGLQRVSTLQDLLFHSDCVSLHCGLNEHNHHLVNDFTVKQMRQGAFLVNTARGGLVDEKALAQALKEGRIRGAALDVHESEPFSFSQGPLKDAPNLICTPHAAWYSEQASIEMREEAAREIRRAITGRVPDSLKNCVNKDHLAAAAPWASMDPAVVHPELNGAAYSRYPPGVVGVAPSGIPAAVEGIVPSAMSLSHGLPPVSHPPHAPSPGQTVKPEADRDHSSDQL from the exons GCGTCCGACCCCCGATCATGAACGGGCCCCTGCACCCCCGGCCCCTGGTGGCGCTGCTGGACGGCCGGGACTGCACGGTGGAGATGCCCATCCTGAAGGACGTGGCCACGGTGGCCTTCTGTGACGCGCAGTCCACGCAGGAGATCCACGAGAAG GTGCTGAACGAGGCGGTGGGCGCGCTCATGTACCACACCATCACGCTGACCCGGGAGGACCTGGAGAAGTTCAAAGCCCTCCGGATAATTGTCCGGATCGGCAGCGGCTTTGACAACATCGACACCAAGTCGGCCGGGGACTTAG GCATCGCTGTCTGCAATGTGCCGGCGGCGTCCGTGGAGGAGACCGCCGACTCCACCATGTGCCACATCCTCAACCTGTACCGCAGGACCACCTGGCTGCACCAGGCGCTGCGGGAAGGCACTCGCGTCCAGAGCGTCGAGCAGATCCGGGAAGTGGCTTCTGGAGCCGCCAGGATCCGTGGGGAGACCTTGGGCATCATCGGACTAG GTCGCGTCGGGCAGGCGGTGGCGCTGAGGGCCAAGGCCTTTGGCTTCAACGTGCTCTTCTACGACCCCTACCTGCCGGACGGCACCGAGCGGGCCCTGGGGCTGCAGAGGGTGAGCACCCTGCAGGACCTGCTGTTCCACAGCGACTGCGTGAGCCTGCACTGCGGCCTCAACGAGCACAACCACCACCTGGTCAACGACTTCACCGTCAAGCAG ATGCGACAAGGGGCCTTCCTGGTGAACACAGCCCGGGGCGGTCTGGTGGACGAGAAGGCGCTGGCCCAGGCCCTGAAAGAGGGGCGGATCCGCGGCGCGGCCCTGGACGTGCACGAGTCGGAGCCCTTCAG CTTCAGCCAGGGCCCCCTGAAGGATGCCCCCAACCTGATCTGCACCCCCCACGCAGCCTGGTATAGCGAGCAGGCGTCCATTGAGATGCGCGAGGAGGCGGCCCGGGAGATCCGGAGAGCCATCacag GCCGGGTCCCCGACAGCCTGAAGAACTGTGTCAACAAGGACCACCTGGCAGCCGCTGCCCCCTGGGCCAGCATGGACCCGGCCGTCGTGCACCCTGAGCTTAACGGGGCTGCCTACAG CAGGTACCCCCCGGGCGTGGTGGGCGTGGCTCCCAGCGGCATCCCAGCCGCCGTTGAAGGCATTGTGCCCAGCGCCATGTCCCTGTCCCACGGCCTGCCCCCGGTGTCCCACCCGCCCCACGCCCCTTCTCCCGGCCAAACCGTCAAGCCCGAGGCGGATAGAGACCATTCAAGTGACCAGTTGTAG
- the CTBP1 gene encoding C-terminal-binding protein 1 isoform X2, with the protein MGSSHLLNKGLPLGVRPPIMNGPLHPRPLVALLDGRDCTVEMPILKDVATVAFCDAQSTQEIHEKVLNEAVGALMYHTITLTREDLEKFKALRIIVRIGSGFDNIDTKSAGDLGIAVCNVPAASVEETADSTMCHILNLYRRTTWLHQALREGTRVQSVEQIREVASGAARIRGETLGIIGLGRVGQAVALRAKAFGFNVLFYDPYLPDGTERALGLQRVSTLQDLLFHSDCVSLHCGLNEHNHHLVNDFTVKQMRQGAFLVNTARGGLVDEKALAQALKEGRIRGAALDVHESEPFSFSQGPLKDAPNLICTPHAAWYSEQASIEMREEAAREIRRAITGRVPDSLKNCVNKDHLAAAAPWASMDPAVVHPELNGAAYRYPPGVVGVAPSGIPAAVEGIVPSAMSLSHGLPPVSHPPHAPSPGQTVKPEADRDHSSDQL; encoded by the exons GCGTCCGACCCCCGATCATGAACGGGCCCCTGCACCCCCGGCCCCTGGTGGCGCTGCTGGACGGCCGGGACTGCACGGTGGAGATGCCCATCCTGAAGGACGTGGCCACGGTGGCCTTCTGTGACGCGCAGTCCACGCAGGAGATCCACGAGAAG GTGCTGAACGAGGCGGTGGGCGCGCTCATGTACCACACCATCACGCTGACCCGGGAGGACCTGGAGAAGTTCAAAGCCCTCCGGATAATTGTCCGGATCGGCAGCGGCTTTGACAACATCGACACCAAGTCGGCCGGGGACTTAG GCATCGCTGTCTGCAATGTGCCGGCGGCGTCCGTGGAGGAGACCGCCGACTCCACCATGTGCCACATCCTCAACCTGTACCGCAGGACCACCTGGCTGCACCAGGCGCTGCGGGAAGGCACTCGCGTCCAGAGCGTCGAGCAGATCCGGGAAGTGGCTTCTGGAGCCGCCAGGATCCGTGGGGAGACCTTGGGCATCATCGGACTAG GTCGCGTCGGGCAGGCGGTGGCGCTGAGGGCCAAGGCCTTTGGCTTCAACGTGCTCTTCTACGACCCCTACCTGCCGGACGGCACCGAGCGGGCCCTGGGGCTGCAGAGGGTGAGCACCCTGCAGGACCTGCTGTTCCACAGCGACTGCGTGAGCCTGCACTGCGGCCTCAACGAGCACAACCACCACCTGGTCAACGACTTCACCGTCAAGCAG ATGCGACAAGGGGCCTTCCTGGTGAACACAGCCCGGGGCGGTCTGGTGGACGAGAAGGCGCTGGCCCAGGCCCTGAAAGAGGGGCGGATCCGCGGCGCGGCCCTGGACGTGCACGAGTCGGAGCCCTTCAG CTTCAGCCAGGGCCCCCTGAAGGATGCCCCCAACCTGATCTGCACCCCCCACGCAGCCTGGTATAGCGAGCAGGCGTCCATTGAGATGCGCGAGGAGGCGGCCCGGGAGATCCGGAGAGCCATCacag GCCGGGTCCCCGACAGCCTGAAGAACTGTGTCAACAAGGACCACCTGGCAGCCGCTGCCCCCTGGGCCAGCATGGACCCGGCCGTCGTGCACCCTGAGCTTAACGGGGCTGCCTACAG GTACCCCCCGGGCGTGGTGGGCGTGGCTCCCAGCGGCATCCCAGCCGCCGTTGAAGGCATTGTGCCCAGCGCCATGTCCCTGTCCCACGGCCTGCCCCCGGTGTCCCACCCGCCCCACGCCCCTTCTCCCGGCCAAACCGTCAAGCCCGAGGCGGATAGAGACCATTCAAGTGACCAGTTGTAG